The genomic DNA GGTTAAAAGGTTTTGTCTTCCTGCCCCTGTTTCCCTCAACCTGAGGTTATCAGTCGCATGCTGGACCATGATAGCTGTCCAACCCTTCCTTCGCTCTCCGGAGCCTCCCGTCCCAGGGTTCCCACACTGATACAGATCAGGGCTGCGCTATAAACCTCATGTCTCCATCACCGTCCGCACAATAAAGGGTTGTTTGTGGCGGAGCAGCAGGCTCGCTGAAAACAGAACTGATAGGATGTAATTTATTGTTGCGTGGCCTCTTCTCCAGAAACCCTCTCATCAGGCTGTGAGCAGCACCTCGGGCAATTTTAAAGGAGCGTCTTGTTAAAACATCCCGTTAGGAGATTAACTGAGCACTTTATGTGATCCCAGGAGATCACTTTCCCACTGCAggtttcctcttcttctcctgctcaAATCTTGACTTGGGAAAATGCAATATGCTTTTTTGTTGTCAaggtttaattaaaataaatatctagACTGATGATCACTTATCTTTGACGTCGACTGATATTATAATTAGTTACGCAGCAGGTCAAACCTACTTTGGCTGGAGGTTTGACTTGATTTCATTTGACTTAATTTAATGTTGACTCAGGTCAAGAAGCCAGTGGTGCTTGAACGCGTCTCGCTCACACAAGAGAGGAAGCCCTGGATGCTACAACTGACCTGGCTTTTGGGGTCAGTTCACCTCTGAGGATTTAGGAGCTTTGCAGAGAGTGTTTGAAGTCCATCAGGGAGGATAGAGGCGTCTGATGATAAACCTGGACCAGACAGAGATGTCTGTCAATGAATGTATCAGTGGAACTATGCAACAAGCAGCATGTGGTTTGAATGGTTTATCACAATGATATTGAACATGATTATTAGTGGGATGGGTCTAATTTGTAATAAATGACGAGGATGCTAATTATCAGAATCAATCAGAATGACTTTATAGTGCATTTGATACTTTACACAGCAAGACAATGAGCttcaaaaacagaataaaaagctttaaaatcaggaggagaaaagaaacaaaacaaagaaaagaccaTAAACTCTGATATCTTTAAAATCAGACACAAAACCTAAAGCAAATTAAGAGAAAGCAGCCTCGTTTTACGTTTTTGTTCCTTCTatccaaacaaatgtattatatataataaattattataaatgCATACATTTTAGTGTTGATGAAAAAACTCATTAAGGAAAGGTTTTAGTTGTGAATTCAGTCTTGCAAAACATGAGAGGAATctacatgaaaataatttttgcTCAGCGTTACATGCAAAATATTGGGCTCTTTATAATATCTGCATAGGATTTTGTACACTTCAACCTTTCCACATTTTTCCATCTTATTGTAGGAAACCGTCTTTTGTGGTTCTGTTGACTCACATGTGTCTGATCCtgtatgacaaaataaaaggaaacttTTGGTATATATGAGgagtgaataaatacagaaaatgtttgatgAATCTGGAggctgtttttgtacagtaatggTGCCACGGTACCTTAAGACAAACaaagtaacaataataatattcgTTTTAtattaaatacacaaatattataagcaatgtttttattttatttagttttaattaaAGCAACTACATTATTGTTATAAAAATATAGCAGCTTTTATAAAAGTCAATGAATCAATTCAGTCTTttatggaagaaagaaaaaacaacttggATTTTTCACAAAACATATGCAGTTACCTTTTGGAGATAAACACTCCCCACATCCATTAATAACTCACTAAATGaatgttattattatctgtCTTTAGCTTTGATTCCTGTCCCAGTCTGTGATAACAGACGGGAGATGTCAGAGTTCATGGCAGTGAGAGGACAGCTGAGTGTGTCTGaggttttcttcttcactggacATCAGGCCTGGAGTGCTTCAGAGGATTGTGTGTCTTCACCTCAAACTCTGAAGCGTTCAATGACCCCCaaaaagtgtgtgcgtgtgtgtgcaaaagagagacacacagagataaagaaCCTGTACGACTGGAAATACATCGAAATAACATCCCTAGACAGCttttaaaacattcaatttaaacgtaatgggggaaaaaagatcaCAAATGTCCTTTAACAGAACTATGAGACATTTTGTGATTGTTAATTAACCTCCACATCCATCAGAAGTTACTTTTTGGACGTGTGGCCAACTCTTGTCAGCTCTGAGTATTCTGATAGTAAACactgtatttgaaaaaaaaaaaaagccaactgaaatataaaaatgtaagaaaaatgtgaatttgatcatttttgtgTAACCTAATTTTATTTGTCAGTATATTGTTCAGAGATACAATTCCAGATGTTCAGAAGATGAATcaattatttaacattttgtattaataataattcactcaataaaataatgacaaatgcccaaagtgatgtcttaAATTAGTCTGACCAACATCGAAACAATGCAGGCtgaaataatatgaaataacataaaataatataaggaggaggagaaccaATTTCTGTATATAAGAAGCTAAAATTGATACATTTATGTGACCgaatcaattaaaacaattaatagattatcaGCATTAGAAGAGATTAAACCACTAAATCGACCAATGGATTTAATATTAATTACAGTTTaatttgttgttgcagctgctTTTTTAATAACTTCCCTTTCAAGCACAACAGGTGCGCAAAATAGCACATTTATTTCAGCAAAGGCGTTATCAACAGATTCAACGACTCCAACAGGCAACATGGCGCACGCTACAACATCTACAGCAGCGTCCCTCTTAAACGAAGCAGGTTGTCTAATTTGAGCGTGAACACACCTGATTCGCCGCAGCAGAGCCCGTTTTCTTTATACTTCAACTGTAGAGTAACTTTTCCGCGTAAAACCGTCTCTCAGCATCCTGACAGGTAGCCAATGGGAGCGCCTTGTCGCACGAGCCCGTCGCCTCCCCGGCACCGTGTCCCGCGCGCCCATTGGACGGATGGATGAAACCCAGGATACTCGCACACGAGCCGCTCGCGTGCAGACTCGGGCTCTATAAATACACCCCGAGGCGCTGGATACAGGAGCGGAGTGGATAGCAGCTCGACGAGACGAGAGGAGTCACTTCTGACATTTGTCTTCAGTCAACTGCTCCGTGGTTTGCCGGGAGAAGGCGGGACTCACTGCACTGGACTGCCTTTTTATTGATAGTTATCAGTCTGTCATTGATAACGTGTATCTGTCTGGACTGTTCCACTGTTTTTAATTGCGAACTTGAAGATGCCAGCCGGTACTTTCGAGAGAACATCTCCATCCGCTGTGGCCGCCACACCGGCCAGTGGGGACTCCACACCCGAAAAACCCCGGACTCTGTCAGAGAGCAGAAAGGTATTTGAACGCTTTGTTTAGCTCATATTTGGCTGTTTGCCAGCTGTTATCGTCTTAAAAGCGGTCATCTcaacagttgtgtttttctcctttaagTCCTCCAAACCAATTATGGAAAAGCGGAGACGCGCGCGCATCAATGAGAGCCTGGGCCAGCTGAAGACCCTCATCATGGACGCGCTCAAGAAGGATGTAAGGAGACGAACACTACATTTTTATTCCAAGATAGATTATTGAATTTAGCAACCAAATCAGCACTAAATCGCCACTTTTGTCCTTTTAGAGCTCCAGACACTCCAAACTGGAGAAGGCGGACATCCTGGAGATGACTGTGAAGCACCTCAGGAACCTGCAGCGCCTCCAGATGACTGGTATGTAACTACCATTTCTGGACTGACCATGTTGATGTGCCTGCAGTAATTCTTGGATGTCTAACTTTAGATGGTATATACATATTCCCATGGTGTCCAAGATTAATCACCCACCCATGGGTGGTGTGCTTGCCTTTAAGAATTGATGTCACAAGGCCTCAACTGCATGAATAAAATctgtaaaatcattttaattagcCAATTGGACAATgatttctatctatctatctatctatctatctatgtatctatctatccagTTCGATTTATCTTTACAGCTCTATCTATCTGttaatttatgtatttgtatttttcctctccagctgctgtGAACACAGACCCGTCCATCCTGGGTAAATACAGAGCTGGGTTCAGTGAGTGCGTAGGAGAGGTCACCCGTTTCCTGTCCACGTGCGAAGGAGTGAACACAGAGGTGAGGACTCGCCTCCTCAGCCACCTGGCGGCCTGCGTGACCCAAATCAACGCTGTGAACTTCTACACACCTCACCCGGGCGCACTGGGACTTGGACAGACTGGTACACAGATCTCAGCTGCTTCCGCTCCACAGATGCCTTGCAAAAGTGGCTCAGCGATGCACGTCTCCACGGAAGCGATGAAGCTGTACGGTGGCTTCCAGGTTGTGCCAACGCCAGATGGACAGTTCGCTTTTCTCGTTCCCAGCGCAGCTCTCATGCCTCTGAGTGCACAAAGCAGCCATCACATGTCACCTGTTGCACCTCCGCTCAGCTCAGACTCTGTGTGGAGACCATGGTAGAAAATCAACTCAAGGACTATCACACAATAAAAAcgtatttttgtacattttgtaaatgttttcaaaacCTACTTGAGAGGAatgtttacacacatttgtgttttttatatgGACATTAGGAGATATTCTTGGCCTCTTTGCTTgatgtcattttctctcttttatacGGCACAATTAATTTGCCTCAGGAGGTCAAAGAAAGCTCTTGAAAAACACTGTACTTTTTTGAgattaataaaatgtttctatGATGTTTACTACAATATTTGCTGCAATGGCGTCTTAGTCATTTCTCCTCCCCAAAACCCCCATCAGGTTGTTGTGCTGATGTCCAGTCATGGACGAAGCCGTGGGTTACACTTTGACTTTATCTCAGACATGTAGAATGTGTCTTCAATTAACGTCCCATGTACAGCAGCCGTTTAAATATAGCCCCCCTCCTGTGTGCCTTGTCCACACCTGATCATCCCTTTTGCAGCGACAGGGAAACCTGCTTCCTGCTGAGAAATAAATACGTCTCTAATGAGGTAAGGAACCTGAAACCCGTGTTGAGCCTAAGAGGCGTGCTGCTGTCAGCGCAGGGAGGCGGGTGGGGCAGGGTCTTGACACACGCAGGCCTGACTGTGTCCTGCCAGATGGGAAATCGTGCTGAAATAGATAGGGCATGATCGGGAACCTAGGGACGCGGCTAAATGTGGACCAGTCTGAATAAGACACTGGTAGTCCTCAAGGATTAAGAGTGTTTTTGAGGTGTCTTCCCTGCATTATTTGCCACTAGAGAAGAGATAACTGATATCCATCAAACGATTCAACCTTTTGACAAGCAGACTgtaaatttgattttaaatgatttgaggatataagtgtgtgtttgcacaataGCTTATCAGCAGCAGCCCCCGCAGAGCCCGTCCAATCGTTGTCCATTTAGTGGACAGTTGAAGGGCTGACGGTCCCAGCGTGTGTCCAGAGCGTGGTGCTCAAACAGTGGAGCACAAGCAGAGTGTGACCAGAGGTCACAGGTGCCCCTCATTCACACTCCAAAGACAACGCAGCTCCAACAGCATGTTGCCCTGAATCTGGCAACCCATCAACAGACCTGGCAGCCCATCACCAGAAGACAGGGGCCTCCTTTTGACAGCATCAAACAGTGGCACCTCCACaggcaaacacactcactcagtcCATGACCGTTTGGTTGTTGATTTAATATTCATGGAATTTAAGGGATTAGGTCATAACAGAAATACATGCAGCAGTAACCACTTTGTTTCTAAGCCAGCCTTGTTcctcaatatatatatattgtacacaATAATCTGTCCTTATTAGTATGTATTGTTTGTAAATGGCAACTCATTCAGGAGCAAATACTAAAAAGAGTTTTGAATTCTGCAGAAATCAGTGTAAATGTGAATCAAAtcatctctctgtcactctAAAAGTTATCAAAACTCCTCACTTTGTGCCAATGATACAGTCAATTAAGTTTACATCTCTGTTTTGGCACAGCTGAGAGGAGACTGGCAGTAAGGAggactaaaagacaaaaatagagCTCCCCCTCCTATCAGAGCATCCTTTGAGAAGacccactgaaacacaaaaacaaagacggGCCCCTCAGTGGCTCAATGGCTCGTCTCTTTGTGACCCTCTCCATCTTCATAAAGGGCCTTCCCCTTGTTTATCCAGGAAAAGGTTTAATGGCTGggagaaggggtgggggggcatgcTGTCACTTTCACCGTGCTAAAGAAGGCTTATTGTTGCCCACTCCCAAAGGTCCTGGTCTTAAAGGCTTTTTGAGAACTCCTCAGGCCAGGCTGTTCTCTTCAGATAAGGGGAGCTGTGAAGTGTTCACAGGTCGCTCCTGTCCATAGCTACATGTGATGGAGAACCTGGAGTGGTTTTGATGGAGGGGCTTCAACACATGACAACCATTCTAGAGGAAATTTGCCCTGTTTAGTGTTGGACCTCTCCTTATCCTCTctccctgcccccctccctaaTCAAAACCCCAGTTTGATGCAGTATTTTCCCAAACCTTGTAAAGCAGAGAACAGTAAACATGGAGCAGCGCAGAGCCTTCCCCTTCGCTGTGCTCCATGATTGATGACCTCccctcacaaacacagtgacaacagTGACAGGTTCCCTGCTTGTCTCCCCCGACACACCGGAAACCTTCACTGCCTCCGCCTCGGCGGGTGAATTGCCGTAGTATTGTTCTTAGGGTTGTTATGGTGCTTGATGGGGGTCGAAGTAGTCAGCGGTGGTTCACATCAAGGCTAATGAATAGATTATGCACTCGATATCAATGGTGAATGAACAATGCTCTTTGTCCCTTCACTCCAATTCATCCCTTTTTGATTTAGCTGGTTGTTTTTGGAAAACTCAACAACATACTGGTGGAAGTGTAGCTTCCGGGGGTGAATTTAGCATCAGCGTGACACAATAACACTGGAAGTTGAAAATTTATCACTTTGGACCCACACAGAGAGATGATGGCGTGACCATTAAAACCGAGTAACTGGCGCTACATCACAAGTCGTCGCATCTTCAAAGGAGATGTTGTGTTGAGTGtcagggagggggagaggaggtcTTTTTTTCTCGGCCCCACAAAGGCTTATGAAGACGACCATAAAGATACACTTTCACTGCAGGAGTCCCTTCAAAGTGAGACATCCCATAATACAGATTCTCCCATTACAGCCTTAACTTCTTTTGGCCTGGTTGACGACATGACTGACAAACCAGTTTGGAAGAATTGAAGAGAAGCCGAAAGGAcaattccagtttattatctTGGGTTTTACTtctgaaatgtgtccatttCATGTGTACTTATAGGCAGTAATAACATTGTACTTAATTGATGACATTGCTAAAAGGAAACTCAgtggggcaagaaacacaagcagtcagacgatCAAATAATCTAAACAAACCACAAAGTTAGCCAAACTAATttggaaaggaaaacaaagacaaatgataaaattattacccaaactgtcaATTGTAAACATTCATCACAGACCGACTTCCTGCTTTAAatttgacctgctggggggggggtcacgggGGCCACAGTGGGCTAAGACGTGACCATTGCATTAATCTCAGTGACTTCAGTTTGAATCCAAgcggggacctttgttgcacgacatctcccctctctctgtccacgTTTTCTGTCTGACTCTCAAACATATACTATCATTGAAAGCAAACATGCTCCAAAACAATTatctaaaagaaaaataataatcaatcaaCTAATAAACAATAGTTGTTGACTTGTTTATGACCTGTAATATGATCAGACAAGATTGTGCTTCTTGGCCTGTTGAACTTGTTGTAAAAATATCGCTCcgcaattactttggtgagttcaaataaataataaataataataatttatttataataataaataaaacccaagttCAGTCAAAGACATACATCtacagcaaatgtttgtatGGTTAGATGTGGCTCTGCTGTTTGAGAAAGCCCTTTAAAACCCCTCCAGCAATCAGGCTTCAACTAAGAGAACGGTTCCACCCTTAAGAGAAAAGCTTTCTGCAGGAGGTGCCAGCTTAAAACTAACTGTGGTAGAGAGCGCACACCCAACCTGCAAAAGCAAAACCAATAATCTTTTATTGACACTGACAACTGCAACGCCTGTGTTATATTTTGTCAGGTTATATTTTTGTGAGTTGAGTGTGCCCTCACAAGTAGTTTTTTTCTgacatacatgaacatatttGGTTATGGTGGAggagggagctgcagcagcaaccaAGTCACAGTGAGGACGGTGGACATTACGAGTCAGCTGAGAGCCAAACTGCTGATGAATGAGCCGGTGATTGTGAAGCATGAGTGACTCAGCTGACGAAGCTCAAAAAAGCTGGTTGACATGACGAAAGCATATTTTTACAGctttatgtgttgttttaagaccACATTCTgataatacatattttattgagggtttataagttgtaaGTAATggttttataaatgtgttataGAGATAGATCAGAACTAAGCAATTAGCAGAAAACTTCAAGATAACTTTTAGGTTGCCAGATTTTGACAATCCCCTTTGGCTGCTGTTTATTCTCCTCTTGAAAAAAGTGCTTTGTCTTTAGCTTTAATTCTTCAGGAAGCCGCCTCAAACACTTACCTTTGGAAAAGAGCTCCAAAGCATGTGGGCCAAAacaacttattaacatttactGCAGGTTGTGGTTTAAATTTAGAATTCAAGGCTGTTAAACAGAGGCGAGACAAGCTTTGGGCCTGATGTTACGTGAACGATGCTGCTTAGCGGTGCTTTGCTAAACCATAACTTGTGAAGTGCACTTAAGCCACATTTTAGCATGTCTTTCCACTGTCAAACAATGGTCTCTTCAGAAATCACTTCTGCTGCTGGAAGTTGGAGTGTGGGAGGTTTTTCAATTGTTTTGCAGCAACAaacaggcaggttctgcagtgACTCTTCAATATACAATGAAGtgctgcatgcatgcataatAAAACCTCTCTATCTGGAgagctggaaacaaaacaaggctAGCCGTATGAGAGCAGGGTCCATAGGGCCATAGTTCCAGATTCATCCTCGATAATTGTAATGTGATGATAAGGAGCTTATAGCCTCTTGTTATCCTCCAATAGGGACGTACGAGACAAAAGCCAGTGTACCACTATGCTTTAAGATTACCATTCTGGTGACATCTCCGCGTCCACTTAACACCCACATCAGGTGAGCTGTTCTTAATTTGGTCAGCAACACCAATTTAGCCTCCACCCGGGGGTCTGGGTGCACTGAGGGGTAAATACTGACCCTTGTTTGTAAGCAAGGCTCACATTTTGAGTGTGCAAAATGCCCCATTTGTGTTCTTGAGATGTTTAGGTCATTGTGTCATGGAGGATGTGTATCACCCTCCCATAGGCTGAGAGAGAGGATCTAATAGACACCTGCCGCATAATAGCAACTGGTGTTGGTTATCATTTCACGATTGACTGAGCTCATTTAAGtgaatctaaaaaaaaaaaagaatgagcaTGATGATTTGAGtagaaataaaatcattaaCATCTATAATTTTTGCCCTCAAGACTGAGACATGTGCCACTGGTATATTATCAGTGATAAAATTGGTgatgtacacatacacagcaaCCTGATGAAAAACGCTCCTCTTGAATTTCTTGAGTCTCAGATGACCTCTACTCTTTGTCCCGAGGACTCTGCCCTGCCCCTCgccacctccctcctcaccgGCCGGTCTTAACTCTGTGGGAAACCCCCcagtgctttgtgttgttttggacattttgtgtCTCAGCAGATAATGTCTGCACCCctgtgtttctttcctcttccatcTGAAGAGCTGCTGTGTATGATTGGAGTCCGGTGCTAACTGCCCACTAAGCAGGACAGAGCGATGGGATCTGACTATGGGGGttaaagctgcttttcattGAGCCTCGGGACAGCGCTCAGACCCTGCTGCTGTTAGTTTGCCAGGCAATGAGAGTAATTGGCAGTGATGGATGCTGACAGGTGATTTTGGTATTGAAGATAGCTCTGTTAACCCCTGAAACTATGCTGTACCCAACAGTGTTTTCATCTATACAAACATGTTGTTATGACCAGTCATTCCagtcaaacccacagaacttaaGTTTAAATTCTAAAAGATTGCCTACCAACAAATATATAGAGCACAATTTTGACTGAATGAGTAGGAAATGATGcataaaacatgtattaaaataaaaccctCTTATTTGCTATAACTGTGCAGCTAAAAACACGACACATGGGTTTTGAATACATATTGAATATTATGTAAATTAGAAGATACCTGGACGCAATATCGTCATAAATTCCAGCTTCCAAATTCCAGTCGTGGCTGGAAACAAAACTGATGAGAGCAACAAGAGTGAACCAAAATGGTAAAAGTTGTAGGCCGTAAAAAACTGGACAAAGAGCTAAGAGAAGCTAAAATGTTCAGTAGAGCTGAGGGACACTGTAGAGATGATTCTCTCTGTGAATGACACTTTTCACATTATACTTTGTTATTTGAtcaattgttaatataaaactcCTGGTTAGAGCAACATCACttggtttgttttgacagtgagTTTCTTCTTTTAGCTGTTCTAAATTGTTCATATGAACCCCAGCAGCCTCCCTGAATAAAGATATGCATTTAACGACTTCCATATGTCTTGTTGCTCATTAGTTAACAACCCCCGTACTTTAAATGTCTATGTTTATCCCATAGTTTTGGTCAAGTGAGGATTAGCTCCAACTGAAGGCCATCCCTCCAAACTTTGGAAGTAAGACAGCCACCACTTTTTGTCATGTGAATTGTGATGTCATTCAGCTCCGACCGAGGACCCAATCGACCCCCCGGCCTTTGACCCTTATTAACCCCGGGTTAGAGTGCTGTATTCAAGGTGTGGCCATCTGGGTGCCTTGTTGTGTCGAggtttccctcctccctcactcttcATCATCCCTCCCAGTGTTCAGGAGCAGTGGAGTGATCAGAGCAGGACTTTTGAAACCCAGAGATGACAGGATGGTTCACTACTACAACCCTGCATAAATTAGATATATGTGTGCCAAGGCAGGGGTAtaactaagtatatttacaaaaaaactgTATATGTGctattttgaggtacttgcactATAATTTggtatttccatttcatactattttatacttctactgcatttcagagggagatattgcacattttactgcactacatgtGTATATGACAACTATGTTAactggttactttgcagatcaTGACTTGACATACAAAAGTAATGATGAGCTATAGGTTAAACTACCCAATTATATACCCAGCTTCACCTTCACCAATTGCAACTTTTTGATAGTACTGCAGCCATTATAAtagaataatatataacagaAGATAAAATTAGTATTTTTGCATTGTGGTTTGGAAACCTTTAGTGAAGGATCTTATTACTGGAAACTTTGTTTCCTGCCTCAAGTGTAAATGTAAGTGAAGAAGCAAATATTGAagtttaatgacattttacatggGTAGATGTTccaaaaatgttgtgaaaaacCACAAAATACATAGGAAATATTCGAACACTCCTAAGTCTTCAGCACTTGTTGTCCTGATGAAGTTGAGTTTGACAACATTTTCAACCTATGACTTCTGCCTAGTGGTTATCAAGACGTCTGAAGACAATCAAGCACTGCCAGTGTACTTAAACAAGGCAACCATCTGCATCTACTGGAGATTAAACACATGTTAGCAGATGATTCACATGTCACTCACAGGTCTGTTTAGTGGTGACAGGATCTTAAAAACTAGCAGGTTGAACTTTGAACTTTAGAAGAAAAGGGTTCATCCACCCCTCTTATCATTCAGCAGCATGCATGTAACTGGTTATCAGCTGCTGAGTGAGAGGTTTGTTTACAGTATTGACTGTGACAGTCAGAACATATGATGTGACTCTTTGTatgaagaaagacaaaatgcaCGAGGACGTGTTTGCACAGAGAACGAAGTCTAATTAACAGGGAGAACTACTCGATCGTTGTCTCGTTGCTACATTGAGAATGGTCAGGCTCATTCTTCAAAATGTGCTCCTTAATATTGCCGTCATTCTCCTGAAACTGTACCTTCACTGTCAGTGGAAAACATTGGTCCACATTACAGTTGATGGTCACAGTGTCACTGGAAGCTTGCAGGCTACAGCTGCTGAGATCCTGCATCTTATCTTTAGACATCCGACACACCAGCTGGTCCGCATCGATGGAGACGACCGGCCGTCCTCTCAGAAAGCCGGGGTTCTCACAGAGCATCCTGTCAAGCATCTCTGTGTCTTGGCGGTTTCTCAGCACCCAGTCGTGCAAATACCACATGCGGCAGTCACATCTCCAAGGGTTTCCGTGCAGTCTCACCGTGTGCTCGATGAGAAATGAGTCTAACAGGCCCGGTGGGAGAGTTTCCAGCTGGTTGTCAGACAGGTAGAGCTGCTGAATGAACATCTGGTCCTCAAACAGTTTGGCGTCCACCTTGCTCAGGTTGTTCTTGTGCAGGTGGATCGCCTTGATGCTCAATAGATCATTAAAGATCATTTCGGGCAGCGAGGTGAGCTGGTTTTCGGACAGGTCCAGATTCTCCAGGACTGtaacatttctaaaaatgtcttCGGGAAGGTTGGAGAGCAGGTTAGAGGACAAGAAGAGGTCGGTAAGAGATGTCAAACTGCGTAGAGAGGGCAGCTCAATCAGTCTGTTGCCTTTTAGATTCAGCTCCTTCAAATTTGAAGCCTCAAATCCAAACACTTTGTCGCTGAAGGTTGTAAGAAGGTTTCCGCGGAGGTTCAGCACCTTCAGTTTGGTTAACATGAAGAAGATATTGTCAGTGAGCTCTGATATCTTATTCCCCTCCAAGTGAAGCTCTATCAGCTGAGAAATATTGTGGAATGTGTCCGGTGTAAACCCGCTGATGAGGTTGCTGTTCATTTTCAGGATCTCCAGTCTTGCCAGACCAGAAAACGTTTCTCTGTTCACTCCTTGGAGCTT from Enoplosus armatus isolate fEnoArm2 chromosome 14, fEnoArm2.hap1, whole genome shotgun sequence includes the following:
- the LOC139296691 gene encoding transcription factor HES-1-like; amino-acid sequence: MPAGTFERTSPSAVAATPASGDSTPEKPRTLSESRKSSKPIMEKRRRARINESLGQLKTLIMDALKKDSSRHSKLEKADILEMTVKHLRNLQRLQMTAAVNTDPSILGKYRAGFSECVGEVTRFLSTCEGVNTEVRTRLLSHLAACVTQINAVNFYTPHPGALGLGQTGTQISAASAPQMPCKSGSAMHVSTEAMKLYGGFQVVPTPDGQFAFLVPSAALMPLSAQSSHHMSPVAPPLSSDSVWRPW
- the LOC139296650 gene encoding carboxypeptidase N subunit 2, with product MDKELGLLLFMLLLLCHKGNTESQISCPYKCHCFTPPQVLCADERMVSLPRNMSRQVKEFIVMTSGLTYLFPDTLEESPQLTKLIFLNNALRSINSQAFEHLAKLQELEISGNPWLEHLFLGTFSKQGNLTILLLNFNRFKTVLPGMFDSLKQLETLQIKGNIISDLPTFLFANLHNLRVLDLSQNKLQGVNRETFSGLARLEILKMNSNLISGFTPDTFHNISQLIELHLEGNKISELTDNIFFMLTKLKVLNLRGNLLTTFSDKVFGFEASNLKELNLKGNRLIELPSLRSLTSLTDLFLSSNLLSNLPEDIFRNVTVLENLDLSENQLTSLPEMIFNDLLSIKAIHLHKNNLSKVDAKLFEDQMFIQQLYLSDNQLETLPPGLLDSFLIEHTVRLHGNPWRCDCRMWYLHDWVLRNRQDTEMLDRMLCENPGFLRGRPVVSIDADQLVCRMSKDKMQDLSSCSLQASSDTVTINCNVDQCFPLTVKVQFQENDGNIKEHILKNEPDHSQCSNETTIE